DNA from Pontibacter deserti:
GCAACAGAGGCTCAAAGTATAGTTTCAGGCGCAGGGTAATGTCGGCATCTTCACAGGCATAATCCTTTACATCTTCCGGTGCTAAATCAGACATGTTCAGCTGGTTCTTACCTTTCGCCCCTATCAGGTCAGTGATCGGGATTGGGGTATAGTTCAGGTACGTCTCTGAGAGCACATCCATGTTATGACGCATTTCAGGCTCCAGCAGGTAGTGGGCCAGCATGGTATCAAATAACGGCCCCTGTACTTCTACGCCATAGCTTTTGAGGACCATGATATCGTACTTGATGTTCTGGCCAACCTTTTGAATTGCCGGGTTCTCAAGCACTTTTTTGTAAATATTAACGATGCGTTGTGTTTCCTCCTGATCGTTGACAGGCACCGGGATGTAGTAGGCTTCGCCGGGGAGGTAGCTGAACGACATGCCCACCAGCTTGGCCGTGATGGCATCTATACTTGTGGTTTCGGTATCGAATGAGATCTCGTCCTGTTTCTCTAAATAACTAACCAGGCTCTCGTGCAGTTCTGGCGTGTTGATCAGGTGGTAATCGGCAAGAGAATTATTGAAGCTGCGCATGGTTACCGGTGCCATATCAGCTATGGTTTCCTCTGCAGGCGCTTCTGTTGCCCCGAAAAGCGATGTTTGTCCGGTGTCGGTAGCTTTGCGGCGCGGAGTTTTAGCTGCAGCTGTTGCTGCCGCAGCTGCCATTGGCTGCCCTAATACGCGCTGTGCCAGTTGCCGGAATTCCAGTTCGTTAAATAAGCTGATCAGTTGCTCTTCGTTCGGGGCATCGCAATGCAGCCCTTCTTCACTGAAGTCCAGCGGTACATCGCAATGTATGGTTGCCAGTTCTTTCGACATCAGGCCCTGGTCAGCGAAGTTCTCTACATTCTCTTTCTGCTTGCCTTTCAGCTCATGCGAGTGAGCGATCAGGTTCTCTACGGAGCCATACTTTTGGATAAGCGCTTTTGCAGTTTTTTCGCCAATGCCCGGTATGCCCGGTATGTTATCCACTGCATCGCCCTGCAAGCCAAGTATATCTATTACCTGGCTCACGTTCTCGATCTCCCATTTCTCCAGCACTTTGTTCACATCCCATACTTCAATAGCATTACCCATAAAGGCAGGCTTGTACAGGAAAATATGCTCGGTTACCAGCTGGCAGTAATCCTTATCGGGGGTCATCATGTACACATCAAAACCGGCTTTTTCGGCTTTGCGCGCCATAGTGCCTATAATGTCGTCGGCTTCGTAACCATCCAGGATGAGCACCGGAATGTTAAAGGCTTCGACAATTTTTTTGCAGTAAGGTATAGCCACCGAAATATCTTCAGGCATAGCCTGGCGGTTTGCTTTGTATTCGGCAAAGTTATCGTGGCGGAAGGTTTTGGCAGCTGAATCGAAGGCGACGCCAATGTGCGTTGGCTTCTCTTTTTGCAGCACTTCTACCAATGTGTTGGTAAAGCCGAGTGCTGCGCCCGTGTTCATGCCTTTTGAGTTTATTCTGGGGTTCTTGCTGAACGCAAAATGTGCCCGATAAATCAAGGCCATGGCATCCAGCAGGAACAGTTTTTTTCTAGGTTCGCTCATGTTATAAAGGTAGCGTGTGCGGCTATTATCTGCAAATGTGAAGTAACTGTAAGTATAAACTATGACTTTTGAAATGAATGCCCGCTGTCAGCAAAAATCACTTGTCCGGTTTTGATTGATATACGTTAGAAGGGGCAACTGTTTCAGATCAGAGCAGCATCCTGTTTTCCCGTTCCAGATAATATTAATTGAAGCTGACCTTATGGCAAAATACTTACTAACTCTTATTGCGGCTTTGGCCGTGATTGCAACTGCCAGCGCACAAAAAATATCACTTGTTACTAACTATAAGCCTGCACCTGAAAAGCTGACACATGCTTTTGTAGACTCTGGAGGTACTAAATCAATGACTCCAGTTGCTACGCCCGCACTTGTTATAGCTGAACCTGAACGTAATGAAGTAGAAGAAGCTGCTAAGTTGCG
Protein-coding regions in this window:
- the polA gene encoding DNA polymerase I produces the protein MSEPRKKLFLLDAMALIYRAHFAFSKNPRINSKGMNTGAALGFTNTLVEVLQKEKPTHIGVAFDSAAKTFRHDNFAEYKANRQAMPEDISVAIPYCKKIVEAFNIPVLILDGYEADDIIGTMARKAEKAGFDVYMMTPDKDYCQLVTEHIFLYKPAFMGNAIEVWDVNKVLEKWEIENVSQVIDILGLQGDAVDNIPGIPGIGEKTAKALIQKYGSVENLIAHSHELKGKQKENVENFADQGLMSKELATIHCDVPLDFSEEGLHCDAPNEEQLISLFNELEFRQLAQRVLGQPMAAAAATAAAKTPRRKATDTGQTSLFGATEAPAEETIADMAPVTMRSFNNSLADYHLINTPELHESLVSYLEKQDEISFDTETTSIDAITAKLVGMSFSYLPGEAYYIPVPVNDQEETQRIVNIYKKVLENPAIQKVGQNIKYDIMVLKSYGVEVQGPLFDTMLAHYLLEPEMRHNMDVLSETYLNYTPIPITDLIGAKGKNQLNMSDLAPEDVKDYACEDADITLRLKLYFEPLLQERNLMKLFHEVETPLVQVLADVEREGITIDTDALADISTQLESEVIKLERRIFEIAGTQFNIGSPKQLGEILFDKLELHGKSKVKKTKTGQHATGEEILSKLAGEHEIVRLILDHRQLTKLKSTYVDALPQLVCSLDGRVHTSFNQAVTATGRLSSTNPNLQNIPVRTERGREIRKAFVPRDNKHLLISADYSQIELRIMADFSGDPTMKEAFKNGLDIHASTASKVFHVPLDQVDGEMRRKAKTINFGIIYGISAFGLAERLNIPRREAADIIDAYFQEFPAVKEYMDETINKAREDEYVETLLGRRRYLRDINSRNQNIRGFAERNAINAPIQGTAADIIKIAMINIHEYLKQENLKTRMILQVHDELLFDTPKEEVEIITPKIVELMTNALPLSVPMEVGLGVGDNWLEAH